The region GACGGCCCCCGGCACCCAGCACACCTGGCTGCCGGACCTGGGACATCCGGAGCGGCTGTCCGTACAGTTGCAGGCCCCTGCCTGCCTGCTTCATTCCTGGACGCCTGACGCCGGACTGGTCAGCTTTACGAGCGTGATCGCGGACCGAACCTCCCCGATGCTCGACCTCCACGACGGGACGGCATGGCGCTCCTGATCCCGCCAGTCCCACACGCCACCAAAGCGGAGTGGCGAGCCTGGGCTCGCGAAGCACGCAGCTCGGTGCCGGATGCCTCTGCCACGCTGTGCGCGGCTCTGGCGAGCTTCCTGCGCGATCATGGGGTGCGGCGCGTGCTGGCCTACCGTGCCCTGCCGGGTGAACCTGACGTGTCCGCCCTGGCCACCGAGTTCGAGCTGCTGACCAGCCGGGCGCGCTTCCGCCCGGAACCCCATCTGACGCTGCACCCATGGGCCAGCGCCACCGAGCTCAGCCGTTTCGGGGCGCTGCAACCCCCGGCCGATGCACCTCGTGAGTCGCTCGGTACGGTGGACGCCGCGCTGCTTCCAGCGCTGGCTTTCGATGTACGCGGCGTCCGGCTGGGGTATGGAGGCGGCTTCTACGACCGGCTGTTACCGGGCTTCGGCGGGCTGGTGGTTGGCGTGGTGTGGTCAGCCCTGGTGGTGCCGCAGCTCCCGGCTGATCCTCACGACGTCCTGGCGGGCTTTCTGGCCACCGAAACCGGTGTCCGGCCTTCCCGGCCGTAGCCTGGATGGTGCTCCCGCTATGCTGCGGCGCATGAACATCGCAGAGCGCTACATCCGTCTGGCCCACGCCATTGACGCGCATGCCCCAGGATTTATTGACGGCTACGGAGGTCCGCAGGAGTGGGCTGACCGTGACCGGCGTGATCCGGGTCAGTTGCGTCGGGAGGCGGCTGATCTTGCTCGCCGCGTCGAGGATGTTCCTGAAGCGGACCGCCGCGCGTGGCTGACAGTGCAGGTCCGGGCCATGCAGACCATGACTCGCCTTCTGGACGGTGAGCAGCTGCGCTATTCCGACGAGGTCCGCGGCCTGTACGACATCGAGCCCAGGCGGGCCGACCACGCTGCCCTGGAAGCCAGTCTCCAAATCATGGAGGATGCCCTTCCGGGAACTGGACCGCTGGTGCACCGCAAGAATGCCCTGCGTGACCGGGTGACCGTGCCGCCCTCTGCCCTGCTCGACGTGACTGCGCCGATTCTGGCCGAGCTGCGGGAACGGACCCGCGCCCGTTTCGGGCTGCCCCAGGGTGAGGGCTTCAGCATCGGCCTGGTCAGCGGCAAGCCCTGGAGCGGCTACAACTGGCCGCTTGGAGGGCTGCAGAGCCGCATCGATATCAATACCGACCTGCCAGTGACCCTCACGGCCCTGCCGGACCTGATGGCCCACGAGGGCTATCCCGGGCATCACACCGAGCACAGCACCAAGGAAGCGCGGCTGGTGCGTGAGCGGGGCTGGCTGGAGCATCACATCCAGCTGATCAACGCTCCGGAATGTGTGGTGTCCGAGGGTGTGGCCATGAACGCCCTGGACGCCGTCATGAGCCGCGAAGAGCTTCATTCCTGGCTGACCGGGGAGCTGGCGGTCCGCGCCGGACTGGACCCGGACGATGTAGCGGCCATGCTGCGCGTGGCCGAGGCGCAGTCCAGCATGAAGGGCGTCTCGGGCGCGGCGGCCATGCTGCTGCATGAAGATGGCCGGCCTGAAGCCGAGGTGATCGAGTTCCTGAGCCGCTACAACGTGGTCAGCGAGGAGCATGCCCGGAAAAATCTGGAGTTCATCACGCAGCCAAACCTGCGCGCCTACATCTTTACCTACGCGGTGGGCAGTGATCTGGTGCGGGGCTTTATGGCCTCACACGGACAGGACGCCTTTGGCCGGTTGCTGACAGAGCCCCTGACGCCGGGCCAGCTGGAAATGCAGGTTCCGGTGGCCTGACGCTCTGCTCACCTGATGTCCGGCCCACCTGATGCCCGGCCCTGTGTCCAGCACTGTGTCCGGGCGTCAGGCTGAGGCGCGCTACACTCGCGGGCGTATGGCGCTTGACGTTGGCACGGTGCTTGCGGCCCGTTACGACCTGCTGGCTCTGCTCGGTGAGGGCGGCAGTGCCCGTGTGTTCCGTGCCCGCGATCAGGTGGTCGACCGCGAGGTGGCCGTCAAGGTCATGCACGAACACGTTCCGGACTCGGACCGTTCGCGGTTTCTGCGCGAGGTGCGCACGCTCGCCAAGCTCAACCATCCGGGTGTAGTGCCGGTCCTGGACCTGGGCGAGGATCCCGCCAGCGGTCGGCCATTTTTCACCATGCCGCTGATGACTGGAGGTCCCGTCACCTGCCTTGGTCCGCTGGAAGATGCTCCGGGGCCTCTGGCACGGTTTCTCACCGCCGCCGCCTTCAGCTCCCGGGCCCTGCATTTCGTGCATGGTCAGGGCATCACGCACCGCGACCTGACGCCCGGCAACGTGCTGCTGGACGGCACCGGCCTGCCCTGCATCATGGATTTCGGCCTGGTGGCCCTGTCGGAACACACCCGGCACCTGACCCGCAGTGGGGTCACTCTGGGCACCCCGGCCTACATGGCTCCGGAGCAGGCCCGTGGAATCGGGGTGGGGCCGCTGAGCGACCTGTACGCGCTTGGAGCGGTGCTGTACCGGGTGGCGTGTGGCAGCCCGCCTTTTGTGGGTGACAGTGACCAGAGCGTGCTTTACCAGCACGTCTACGAAAAGGTACCGGACCCGCGCGACGTCAATCCGGCCGTTCCTGACGCCATTGCGCGGGTGCTGCTGGCCCTGCTGGCCAAGAAACCCGACCAGCGCCCGGAAAATGGCGAGGCTCTGGCGCACCTGTGGGCTCTGGCCCGGCGCGACGTGTGGACCATGCACGCGCGCAGCCAGTACCGCGGCGGGCGGACCCGCACCGGAGAGCATCCCGACGGCCCGGCCCGCGCCGGACAGCTGCAGGAGGTCTGGAGTGTCCCGCTTCCGGGTGAGGTCACCTGGCCGGCCGCCGTAATGGGTGAGGCCGATCTGGTCACGGTCGGCACCCGGGGAGGGCAGCTGGTCCTGACCCACGCTTCTGGCCGGCC is a window of Deinococcus deserti VCD115 DNA encoding:
- a CDS encoding 5-formyltetrahydrofolate cyclo-ligase; the encoded protein is MALLIPPVPHATKAEWRAWAREARSSVPDASATLCAALASFLRDHGVRRVLAYRALPGEPDVSALATEFELLTSRARFRPEPHLTLHPWASATELSRFGALQPPADAPRESLGTVDAALLPALAFDVRGVRLGYGGGFYDRLLPGFGGLVVGVVWSALVVPQLPADPHDVLAGFLATETGVRPSRP
- a CDS encoding serine/threonine-protein kinase, whose protein sequence is MALDVGTVLAARYDLLALLGEGGSARVFRARDQVVDREVAVKVMHEHVPDSDRSRFLREVRTLAKLNHPGVVPVLDLGEDPASGRPFFTMPLMTGGPVTCLGPLEDAPGPLARFLTAAAFSSRALHFVHGQGITHRDLTPGNVLLDGTGLPCIMDFGLVALSEHTRHLTRSGVTLGTPAYMAPEQARGIGVGPLSDLYALGAVLYRVACGSPPFVGDSDQSVLYQHVYEKVPDPRDVNPAVPDAIARVLLALLAKKPDQRPENGEALAHLWALARRDVWTMHARSQYRGGRTRTGEHPDGPARAGQLQEVWSVPLPGEVTWPAAVMGEADLVTVGTRGGQLVLTHASGRPFATYAARDEVTAPPTFQSGHVLFGAWDGTLRRVELQSGAELWRYQARAELTGAPTLWNGRVLAASRDGHLHALNAHSGELLWAYRADGPVAASPLVWAGAALVCDENGWLHALDARTGAPLWKVQVGTVHGTPALLPTAPGEATLVIATWEGEVHALALTAAGGRAALRGSEPTLWTYDLEDEVWASPALSAQPGEVGGVAVLAGWGGTVRALRLVDGEDLWARTLRGRVTASPVISAGQVFLASEEGELTALDVRTGAVRWAHQEQHGVQATPLAADGTLYVAFMNGTLRAYRDVVPGHPGEGSTSS